In Myxocyprinus asiaticus isolate MX2 ecotype Aquarium Trade chromosome 3, UBuf_Myxa_2, whole genome shotgun sequence, the following proteins share a genomic window:
- the fut7 gene encoding alpha-(1,3)-fucosyltransferase 7 → MELMKLHGRALYCLFAFILLYNFLSWSKNLLLLNQIGTSQPQCLQENITILLWHWPFGVHQRLDRNVCLDKYGIPGCFLEDNRSIFAQADVVVFHHHELWTGHSKLPLHLRRPPMQKWLWLSLEPPMNNHNLSNYNGLFNWTMSYRHDADIFMPYGQLVSKNLTDDRYVIPKKGDCLICWVVSKYKANQNRSLVFQQLMKHIPSKLVEIYGHWPKRPLSDNKLLSSISRCYFYLAFENSISTDYITEKLWRNSLQAGSVPVVLGPPRKIYELSIPPESFIHVNDFSNTKALATFLKQVAANRKHYESYFRWRNYYSVRTYTDWRERLCTICIHYHQLSRHIKVYNDLYSWVNR, encoded by the coding sequence ATGGAATTAATGAAACTTCATGGTCGTGCCCTCTATTGTCTGTTTGCCTTCATATTGCTGTATAATTTCTTATCCTGGAGTAAAAACCTACTACTCTTAAATCAAATTGGAACTAGCCAACCCCAATGTCTCCAGGAGAACATCACCATCCTCCTGTGGCACTGGCCTTTTGGAGTTCACCAAAGACtggacagaaatgtgtgtttggaCAAATATGGAATCCCTGGATGCTTTCTGGAGGATAACAGATCCATCTTTGCTCAAGCAGATGTTGTGGTCTTCCATCACCATGAACTCTGGACCGGGCACTCCAAACTTCCTCTTCACCTCCGCCGTCCACCAATGCAGAAGTGGCTTTGGTTATCACTGGAACCCCCCATGAACAATCACAACCTCAGCAACTACAATGGCTTGTTCAACTGGACAATGAGCTATCGACATGATGCTGACATTTTCATGCCATATGGACAGCTTGTTTCAAAAAATTTGACTGATGACAGATACGTAATTCCAAAGAAAGGAGACTGCCTAATTTGCTGGGTGGTTAGCAAATACAAAGCCAATCAGAATCGCTCTCTAGTTTTTCAGCAGCTTATGAAACACATTCCATCTAAACTGGTAGAAATATATGGTCATTGGCCTAAGCGCCCACTCTCAGACAACAAGCTGCTTTCCTCTATATCTCGATGTTACTTCTACCTTGCCTTTGAAAACTCAATATCCACAGACTACATTACGGAGAAGCTGTGGAGAAACTCCCTTCAGGCAGGGAGTGTACCGGTGGTGCTGGGCCCACCCAGGAAAATTTATGAGTTATCAATTCCACCAGAGTCATTCATCCATGTAAATGACTTCAGTAACACAAAGGCACTGGCTACTTTCTTAAAACAAGTGGCCGCTAATAGAAAGCATTATGAATCTTATTTTAGGTGGCGCAATTACTATAGTGTTAGAACTTACACAGACTGGAGAGAGAGACTCTGTACAATCTGCATCCATTATCACCAGCTATCTAGGCATATAAAAGTGTACAATGACCTTTATAGCTGGGTCAACAGGTAA
- the LOC127428600 gene encoding carnosine N-methyltransferase-like produces MAESTDETIAASKQEEVYNYRDKIKCSPEEEAKLERKHFWNVINAFKYYRIHVHERVNRAERQFRCIPHHHQQLLTSFLPNLTKIRNCVDRNQEVLQAIVHNCIHMFENMEYGEDGDPRKVRPSSTFDMDKLKSTIKQFVRDWSEAGKVERDSCYKPIIEEIQRLFPPDQCDMSKVRVLVPGAGLGRLAWEIAYLGYSCQGNEWSFFMLFSSNFVLNRCYRENSLTVYPWIHQFSNNKMSSDQTRPVTFPDVNPQSLPEDSDFSMVAGDFQEVYTDPNIWDCVATCFFIDTAHNVLDYIETIWNILKPGGVWINLGPLLYHYENMANELSIELSYEDIKAVILKYGFIMESEKDSVPSTYTENDLSMLKYLYDSVFFIVRKPADQLINGDQKPKDDQNSLQSGNKEENTS; encoded by the exons ATGGCTGAAAGCACGGATGAAACAATAGCAGCATCCAAACAAGAGGAGGTTTACAACTATCGGGATAAGATTAAATGTTCCCCCGAGGAAGAGGCGAAATTAGAGAGAAAGCACTTCTGGAATGTCATTAACGCGTTTAAATATTACAG GATTCACGTCCATGAACGAGTGAATCGAGCAGAGAGGCAGTTCCGATGCATTCCACATCACCACCAGCAGCTTTTGACAAGCTTCCTTCCCAACCTGACTAAGATCCGTAACTGTGTTGATCGCAACCAGGAGGTGCTACAGGCCATAGTGCACAACTGCATCCATATGTTTGAGAACATGGAATATGGAGAGGAT GGTGACCCAAGGAAAGTACGGCCGTCCTCGACTTTTGACATGGACAAGCTGAAATCTACCATAAAGCAGTTTGTCCGTGACTGGAGCGAAGCAGGAAAGGTAGAAAGGGACAGCTGCTATAAACCTATTATAGAGGAGATTCAGAGACTATTTCCTCCTGACCAGTG TGACATGTCCAAAGTCAGAGTGTTAGTGCCGGGGGCAGGTCTGGGTCGGCTGGCATGGGAAATTGCTTATCTGGGGTATTCGTGCCAGGGGAACGAGTGGAGCTTCTTCATGCTTTTCTCTTCTAATTTTGTTCTGAATAG GTGTTATAGGGAGAATTCTTTGACTGTGTATCCCTGGATTCACCAGTTCAGTAATAACAAAATGTCCTCAGATCAGACAAGACCTGTGACTTTTCCAGATGTCAACCCCCAGAGTCTCCCAGAAGACTCAGACTTCTCTATGGTTGCTGGAGACTTCCAGGAAGTATACACTGATCCAA ATATTTGGGATTGTGTTGCTACTTGTTTCTTCATTGACACCGCCCACAACGTTCTTGATTACATTGAAACCATCTGGAATATTCTAAAACCTGGTGGTGTCTGGATAAATTTGG GTCCACTTCTGTACCACTATGAGAATATGGCCAATGAATTGTCCATTGAGCTGAGCTATGAAGACATAAAGGCTGTCATTTTAAAATATGGATTCATCATGGAG TCAGAGAAAGATTCTGTTCCCAGCACATACACGGAAAATGATCTCTCCATGCTCAAATATCTTTATGACAGTGTCTTTTTCATTGTACGGAAGCCTGCAGATCAGTTGATCAATGGAGACCAGAAACCTAAAGATGACCAGAATTCTTTACAGTCAGGAAACAAAgaggaaaatacatcatga
- the wu:fa19b12 gene encoding uncharacterized protein wu:fa19b12 codes for MTKRRAENILPPEIPHKVCFRSLSSIDNAVGGVNMVRNANASFLSFIGQRSRKRPHFTEDQDSLDTDNLPRKVPANTVNTVLADENTSKSRTFEHPGRAVARQSLCALDVESNKKPEEKNKHTAVDKVMRTDEDLSAFNSFQFWRVPLPELDLSVLETESSDGPNATFSAKALEAMET; via the exons ATGACCAAACGAAGAGCAGAAAACATTTTGCCCCCTGAAATTCCTCATAAAGTATGTTTTCGTTCCCTTTCCAGCATCGACAATGCGGTCGGAGGAGTGAATATGGTTCGAAACGCAAATGCATCATTTTTATCATTCATTGGACAGCGGAGCAGAAAAAGGCCACACTTTACCGAGGACCAAGACTCACTGGATACAGATAACTTGCCGAGAAAAGTGCCTGCAAACACAGTTAATACAGTGCTGGCAGATGAGAACACATCCAAGTCTAGAACATTCGAGCATCCTGGCCGAGCTGTCGCGCGGCAGTCATTATGCGCGCTGGATGTCGAGTCTAATAAAAAGCCAGAGGAAAagaataaacacactgcagtagACAAG GTAATGCGCACAGATGAGGACCTCTCTGCTTTCAATTCCTTCCAGTTCTGGCGGGTTCCACTACCTGAGCTGGATCTTTCTGTCCTGGAGACTGAATCCTCAGATGGGCCCAATGCAACCTTTTCTGCCAAAGCCTTGGAAGCGATGGAAACCTGA